The segment ATGTACTCTACGAGAAGATAGAAGAGACAAAAAGATTTAACAAAAAGAGTAAAGACTTTATGGTTCTTTGCGGTACGGAAGTGGATATCCTTTCCGATGGATCGTTAGATTATGACGATGAGCTCTTATCTCAACTCGACCTGGTTATCGCTGCCATTCACACAGGATTCAAACAGTCAGAAGAGCAGCTAACGAAAAGAATAATTTCTGCGATGGAGAATAAGTATGTGCATATGATTGCCCATCCCCAAGGCCGGTTGTTAGGTAAGAGGGAGCCGTATGCACTAAATATGGAGAAAGTTTTAAGGACTGCTCAGGAAACACAGACTTTCTTAGAAATCAATGCCTATCCTGAGAGGCTTGACCTATATGATATCTACTGCAGGAAGGCAAAAGAGAAGAGTATCCTTATGGGAATCGGAACAGATGCTCACACCCTGAATCAGATAGAGAATCTCTACTTAGGAGTTGCCGTTGCTCGTAGAGGTTGGCTTGAAAGAAAAGACGTATTAAACACCCTTTCTTACAATGAATTAATTAAGACTTTGAGGAGAAAAAAATGTGCGCTGAATTGAGAAAAGATATAATTTCCGGAGGGTGGATTATTACCAACACTAAGGGGAAAGAAGAATTCTTCGAATCTTTGGAGCCTGGAGTAAGGGTCAAGGAGAAGCCCTGCCCTTTCTGCCCGGGAAATGAAAAAGAGACACCTAAAGAAATCTATGCTTTGAGAAAGCCTGGTACTCTGCCGGACCAACCGGGTTGGAGCGTAAGAGTCTTTCCCAGCAAAGAGAAAGCACTGGAAATAGAGATGGGATTGGAGAGGCGTGGTGTGGGCATATACGATGTAATGAATAATGTGGGAGCACACGAGTTAATAATAGAGAGTCCTGAACACATCAAGAACTTAAGTGATTTGCCTAATGAACAAATAAGGAATGCCCTTATCGTTTATCAGAAAAGAATCGTCGATTTGAAAGGAGATAAGCGTTTCAGATACGCCATAGTTTTCAAGAATCAAAGACCCAATTCTCCTTTCCGATTGGGACACACTCATTCTCAGTTGGTTGCTCTACCTCTTACTCCCGAAAGTGTAAAAGGCGAATTGGAAAATGCTAAAAGTTACTACAGAGAGAAAGAGCGTTGTATTTTCTGTGATGTGGTTAGAGAAGAGTTGGAGGCGGGTCTAAGAATAGTTAAGGAGAACAAATTTTTCATCTCCTATGTTCCATTTGCTCCACGTCTTCCTTTTGAAACCTGGATACTTCCCAAAAGACACAATGCAGATTTTACTCAGGAAGATGATAGCACACTTTTTGATTTTGCAGCTATCATGAAAGTGACTTTAAGCAAGATTTGTAAACTGCTGGAGGATCCGCCACTCAACTATATGATCCACTCCATACCTTACATGCGGCCAAAGGTAGGTTACTGGAAAACAATACATAAGGATTACCATTGGCATTTAGAGATACTTCCCCATATTTTGAAGGTCGAAGGTTTCTCTTGGAGTTCTGGTTTCTATATCGAGCCACTTTCCTCGGAGATAATGGCAAAACTTTTACGAGAAGCGAAATTGTAGAATTAAGGACAGCGCTTTGCTGTTATAGCGGTAAATAAGGGGGTGATGGTTAATGGTAGGATTAATTCTACTCAGGTTGGAAGCAGGAAAGGAAGAATCGGTTCTCTCTAAAATCAGAGATGTAAAAGGGGTCAAAAAAGTTCAGGCTGTCTTTGGTCGGTGGGACATTGTAGCCACTGTGGAGGCACCTGATTTAAATGCCCTGACTTCATTGGTGATTAAGAATATTAGGGCAATCGATGGAGTTTCCGCTACGGAAACCCTGGTCTCTACCGCCCTTTAAAAAATGGGGTCAACTCTATTTTCTTTAACAACTTGTGCTATGATTATTTAATATGACAAGACCATTAAGGATTATTGTTCCTAATATACCTTTCCATGTTCTTGATAGAGGTAATAATCGTCAAATAGTTTTCCGAGGAAAGGAAGATTTTGCCTATTTCCTCAAATTACTGAAAAAATATAAAAAAGAGTTGACCCCATTTTTTGACCCCATTTTCGGAAGGAGGGTCGCTGTTCCGACGAATAAGGAGGAACGTGTTAGCGACGCCTGCGAGTTGGTGAGCAGGCAGGTCACCGACTGAAGTGAAGCGAAAGGAGGTGAGAAAGGATGAAGGAGATAAACGATTTGCTCAGCGAAACTAATTCCCATGTAATAAGAGAGGTCTTAGATTCAGGAGGAGTCATTGTGGGAATAAAAGCTGAAGGATTTGCTGGAGTTCTTATTGAAGACCAGAAGCTCACAGATAGCCTGGCTAAGAAAGTTGAGAAAGAAGCCGGGGTTAAAGGATTTATTTCCACCGATGAACTACCAAAATATGGTCTCAATAAACAAGACAAAAGGAACATCGAGGAAGCTTTCGGAGTTAAGGAGGGTGATGTAGTTATTCTGGTAGCTGACCAGAGGGAGAAAGCGGAAAAAGCAATTCAAATTATTGAAGCAGAAATAGCCAAACGTAAAGAATAGTCTACTGTTTCAGGAGATAGATGAGAAGAATTCTGTTCAGGATAGTTCTTATTTTATCTTTTCTATTTCTTTCCTTTTTGGGAATGTTCTTAGAGCAGGTAGACTCCTCAGCTCTCAAAGGAGGTAGAGGAAAAGTGAAGGAGAAAAATATTAAATTACCCTCGCCTAAGACAATTGGCAGGATGAGCCTTGAGGAGGCGATAGTAAACAGGCATTCGGTTAGAAGCTTCAGTAAGAAAGAATTGTCTTTAGAGGAGATTTCTCAGCTTCTCTGGGCTGCGTATGGGCAAAGGGATGTCGATTCGGTGACAGGTGCTTCCAAGACTGTTCCCTCTGCAGGCGCTCTCTATCCCATGGAAATCTATCTCGTTTCTCCCAATGGAGTCTTTCACTATTTTCCTTCAAACCACAGTTTAAAAGAGATTTCGGACAAAGACCTCCGCTCTGCTCTTTCCCGCGCTGCTTTATGGCAGGAAGCAATCGCCGGGGCAGCAGTCGATTTTGTGATTACTTGCGTATACGATAAAATATGTTGGAAATATGGAGAGAGGGGCA is part of the bacterium genome and harbors:
- a CDS encoding SagB/ThcOx family dehydrogenase, translating into MRRILFRIVLILSFLFLSFLGMFLEQVDSSALKGGRGKVKEKNIKLPSPKTIGRMSLEEAIVNRHSVRSFSKKELSLEEISQLLWAAYGQRDVDSVTGASKTVPSAGALYPMEIYLVSPNGVFHYFPSNHSLKEISDKDLRSALSRAALWQEAIAGAAVDFVITCVYDKICWKYGERGMRYAHIEAGHIAQNIHLQAVCLGLGSAPIGAFSDTAVQKALYLPKDNIPLYIIPVGHPE
- a CDS encoding DUF4931 domain-containing protein: MCAELRKDIISGGWIITNTKGKEEFFESLEPGVRVKEKPCPFCPGNEKETPKEIYALRKPGTLPDQPGWSVRVFPSKEKALEIEMGLERRGVGIYDVMNNVGAHELIIESPEHIKNLSDLPNEQIRNALIVYQKRIVDLKGDKRFRYAIVFKNQRPNSPFRLGHTHSQLVALPLTPESVKGELENAKSYYREKERCIFCDVVREELEAGLRIVKENKFFISYVPFAPRLPFETWILPKRHNADFTQEDDSTLFDFAAIMKVTLSKICKLLEDPPLNYMIHSIPYMRPKVGYWKTIHKDYHWHLEILPHILKVEGFSWSSGFYIEPLSSEIMAKLLREAKL
- a CDS encoding GAD domain-containing protein, which encodes MKEINDLLSETNSHVIREVLDSGGVIVGIKAEGFAGVLIEDQKLTDSLAKKVEKEAGVKGFISTDELPKYGLNKQDKRNIEEAFGVKEGDVVILVADQREKAEKAIQIIEAEIAKRKE
- a CDS encoding Lrp/AsnC ligand binding domain-containing protein, translating into MVGLILLRLEAGKEESVLSKIRDVKGVKKVQAVFGRWDIVATVEAPDLNALTSLVIKNIRAIDGVSATETLVSTAL